A window of Funiculus sociatus GB2-C1 genomic DNA:
AGAGTTTCCAGCCCCTTTTCTTTATCCAGCCTTCCTACATAGGAAATAACTCTAGTTCCTTCAGGAATATTCCATTCCTTTCTAGTTAGAGAAAAATCTTTTGATGGTTTAAATACTGCTGAATCAGCTCCGTTATATACAACGTCAATTCTCTCATCTTTAAAACCGCTGTTAATCCAATCTAACTTTGTCTTGTTTGAAACAGCGATAAACTTTTTTACGCGCTTCAGCGCCATAGTATGCGGACGCCCAAATCCCCCTGGTGGAGGTAGCTGGAGATAACAAACTTGGGGAATATTATTTAATAAGGATAATACAAATCCAAAAAAAATGTCTTGATAACGATTGCTGTAAACAACGCTATTTTTAGTAACCGCAACCCTAAAAATGTCTGCCAAGAAATTAAACGTATAACTTATATTATGCCGATCTAGCATAAAAGTTTTAACGTTAACTAACTGACTACAAAATTCTTCATAATGTTTAAGCAGATCCCCTTCTTTGAGATATAAAAGAGTGATAGTATGCCCACGTTTAGAAAGACCGCGACAAATTTCTAGTAAGTTTAGCTCCTGTCCACCACGACGAGACGATGGCTCATTTTCTAAAGCAATAATGTGCATATAATTCGGAAAGTTTTGATTCCTATAGAGCATATTCTTTTTCTTCTTGAGAAAAATGAAACCCCTGTAAATTTTCTTTAAAAGCAATGCCCATCAGCAACAATCCAGGCCAAAAGGTATAGGCAAGGATTTCCACACCTTCGGAGAAACCAAAAATAAATAAAACTAAGACTATACTTAACGCAGTCCTGGCAGTCTTGCTACCTTGGGATTTGATAAGCAAATCTATAAAGCTCCATACCAGAGGAACTCCAAAAGCACAGCAACCTACTAATCCTCGTACGAAGAGTAGAGTAATCCAAGTGTCATGAGAACCAATAGGCATATGTTCTACTATTTTAGGGCCAGGAAATTCTGATATTCCATGCCCCCAAATAGGCGCATCTTGCCAACGATGTATTTCTATCTCCTTTAATACCTTTCTAATTCTTGAAGATCCGGCGCGAGCATTGGTAAAATTATCCTTGGCAGTATTAAAAAATTCTATAAGCGCGGGAGCTAGGATGGCTAAGAAGAAACTTGCTACTCCTAATGCAATTTGCATCATGGGTTTAGCAAATATTCTTGACAATATCGAAGTTAATATGAGAACAGCAGGAAGGCATACAATACCACTTCGTGAGACTGAAACCCAAACCATAGCTACGGCACCAATCATGCCAACCCACCGCCATTTTAGGTTTGATTCTTCGCGTGCTAGAAAGAAATAGATATTGCCTGCTAATCCTAAAGCAGGGGGCCAGGGGGTAAACAATTGCATACGAAGTTCATTACCAGCAGCCAGAGGATCGTAACCACTTGCTCCGATTAATACCCAGTAATACGTTCTTCCACCTTTTGCTATAGCTTGCAATGGAGAAAGAAATAAAATTGCAAAATTGAATTGAACAAATAAATAGGTGATTGCAATTACAATTAGACTGTGAAGACAGATAATGCAAGCGGCTCTATAAATTAATTCTTGTCGTATATTCAAACTACCTATCAGGGGAATTAAGGCATATAGGGCCCAGCTTCTAGTGAAATCAACTAATGAGCTTATGAGTGTAAAATTTCCTATTTTATAGTCTATGTGACCAACAACCAAACCCACCAACATGACTATCATGGAAATAATCCATACCCATACCGCAGAGGGAATATAAATTTTCTCCTCCTCTGGAGTATCTTCTGTTTGATTCCAAAGTTTTTTACATAGGTATACAGTTAGGAAACTAGCAAGACCCCATACCCAGACCATCTGTGCGCCCATGAAGTAAAGCGCATAGGTTCCTATCATTGAATACCAAACCAATTTTTCCTCAAAATTTTGAGGTTTCATAAGTAAAATTCCATGACAACGACTATCGCCTACCAAGACATTTTACATTAAATAGATTTACAACTAAGTAGGTTTGGATTGTAGAGATATGGCTTTGTTTTTAGACATCTGATTCTTGTTTTTGTACAGCCCTAGCGTTACTAATCCGGTGGTTAAGAATAGGGAGCCTAAACCTGCACCCAGGAAAGCAAATTTCTTTTTGGGTGAAGAGGGGGAAGCAGGTAAGGTCGGCTCTACTAGCATTTGAATGACAGGATAAGAGCCTAAAGCATTAGATTTGCTAATATCCAAGTTGGTAATAGTTGAAGAGAACACTGCTTCCGCAACATTTAAGTCCCGCTTAAGAGCTTCTAAGGTGATTTCCTTTTGAGCTAAAACTTTATGGCGATTTTCTAGCTGTGTGATTTGTCTGTCTATCTCCTGAGCTTGCGCTTGTAATCCTTTTTGCTCTGTTTGAACAACTACCAAATCTTGAAAAAGCTTCTCCCTAGCGCCACCAGATGTATTGCTATCAAGATTGAGTTGTGCAAGAGTATCTTCAGCTATGGGTCGTCCCAAAATAGCCTGACCTCGTTGTGTTAGGGCAACTTTTGCTGCGTCTCGTCTGGCTCGTTCTCTAACCACTGTAGGATTGGCTGGCAAGAACTTTGATTCTAAAACAACGAGGGCAGAATTGGCTTCATTATAGGTTTGCAAATATTGCTGAAATAGCTGATCCGATTGGAGGGCAAAGGCATCAGCGGCTTGCTGAGAGGATAAATTTAAATTCGTGGATAGTTGTTGCAGACGAGCGTTAGCTTGCTGCTGTTGAGAGATAACCTCAGCTCGGTTCTTGCGAAGCTCTTCAATATTAGTTGAAAGACTTGTTACTTGCTCATTACCGCTCAATCCCGAACGAGCTTTGTAGGTAGAAAGTTTAGCCTGAGCAGCTTCTAACTTTTTCTGAGAACCAATCAGTGATTCTTGCAAACCTGCATCTCGTTGAGCAATTTCTTGACGTCTGAGCTGGGCAAGTCTTTCTTGAAAGGCTTGGTAAATAACTAGGTTTTTCTTTTTAGCGTCTTCTGGAGTATCACCCTTAAACTCAAACGTTATGAGAGTAGTGTTTTGCACTAACTTGATCCGCGGACTGCCAAAGTCTTCCAAAGGCATATTCAGCTTTTTAGCTGCTGCCTTCATTACAAGCTCACTGGAAATAATAACTTTGTAAACTTCTCTTGGATCTTGGATAGCACTATTTGCGTAGGGAGAGTAGTTTTCATAGGAAGCAGAACCCACGTTTGGCAAGGTAACTCTCGCATCTGACCCTGCTCCAGGTAAAGTAAGAACCATCTCACTAGCATACTTGGGCTGGGCAATCTTCAAGTAAAATAAAACGGCTGCCCAAAGAGCTACATTGGTTGCTAAACCGACGATACCTAAGACTAAGTAATATTTCCAAGCTCCTCCTTTGCGTACTGCTGATTGAGGTACTGTTGTCTTGGAAGGGGCTGGGGATTTGGAGATGGTTAAAGAACCGTTTTTATCAAAATCCTCATTTGTCGGGAAAAGGGAGCGTTTCATATGTCTTAGGCTTAGAAGTTACGCTATTGTCATCCAGATTATTTTGCCTTGTAATTACTGATTTTAAAATCAAGAAGGCAAGGCAAATTGCAGCTTATAGAACACTTTATCGGTTTGATAAGTAAATGTTGGTGCCGCCGATTGTTGTAGTTAGGCATACCGACAAAGTTGAGCGTCAAGGTCAAATTTAACGGACAACGCTTTTAAGTACGATAGTAGCAGGTCTATATCGGCAATAAGTTTCCATTGGTAAAGGCAAATATTCTTAGAAAAATTATACCAGGTAGAAAGTTTTTCGCCATTGGGCGATCGCAAACTTTGCCGCATTTTATCTCTTGAACCTTAACTTCGCCTGCTTGCTCCACTTAGCGCCTTTTTCAAAAAAAAACTATTTGGGAAAAGCTTACCTTTGTGTTGGCTCTAGGAGCTTGTTTGCTTGGATGGATTGACTATTTACATCCTTTTGGTAATTACCGTACTTTTGCTCACTCAGTCTAATATAGCAAACTGATCTGTCTATCAGTCTTGAGGATGATTAAATTGATTTTCAATTCTGAGAAAGGTCAGCCGTTTATTCAAGTTATGATTTTTACTTATTGGCTATAGCCCAAGTAGGGCAAGGGTTTCAGCGCGGTAGGGTTCTGTTTTAGAGGTTAATATTTTAATGTAGTGTGTAGCAATAGATGCCCAAATATATAAGCATAGTGTTGGAGTACAAGCGATCGCGCAAAAAAAAGATTCACAAAAAATTTGTACAATTAGTGGGCAACTTTACCGAAAATTTATAAAACATAAGTGTTTTTGTGAATAGTATAAACACTTGTTTTTTAATAGCGATCGCTTTAGCGTAAATTCGTGACAGCCAAGACAGCAATAATAACAAAAAGCGATCGCCTTTTTGAAGCGATCGCATACCAGCCAATATTCCACTATAGCCTTTAACTATTCGGTCGTTGTAGGATTGTCTCCGCAACGCGCCGCTTGGCTTTGGGGTCGATACCAATCAGACGCACGTACTCCCCAGTATGTTCAGCCAAACATTCTTCTAAAGCAGCGATGGCATCCGTCGCCTGAGTAGCCTGAATTGGGGCGCAACTTTGCCAAGATTGGGTAGAAAAGCGCCGCTTATCCGCATATTCTGCACCAATGCGATATCCTTGTGCGAGTATCTGGCGTACCTGCTGCTGAGTATCTGAACTTAGTTTGGTACTTTGTTGACCGTTGCTGGTGTGACCATTACCCAAATTAGACTCATGAGAGTGCGTTGGTTCGTTCGCTAACTCATTACGGACGACTGTCTTCCGGTTTTCTTTGGGTAGAGTTGTCACCTTATTAGCATCTGCAACCTCTTGATTAACCGGATTAGGCGATCGCCGCCCGGTATTGTACTCTTCTACCAAGCGCGTATTCTGCACTCGCTGCTGTTCGTTAACCATCACGTTGCCAAATTCAATTAAACGAGACAGGCGGAAATCCGGCTTTATAAATGTGGGTGGCCCCTCAACGCTGTTCACCACCCTAGAGGAAACGCGGCTAATCCCTGTTTGGTGAATGAACTGGCGAATTTGTTCGTCGTAAATGCGCGATCGCACTGCACTAAAAAAGTCAATCGCTTGATTGGGAAAGCTATCTACTAACTGTTCTATCTCACTACGAGACAATCCATCTTTCTCAAAAATGCCGCCGATGATACCAATCTTGTCGTCTCGGTCGGGTTCCCAGTAGAATTTGTCCATCCTACCATCCCGAATCAAGGGCGCGTATAGCGTAGATAAGTCATTGCCTGTGACAATTATGGGTACGCGGTGCAGGGGTGTTGAGTCATAACTCCCTGGAAGTTGCACATCTGTAGGGTTATCGGCAATATTCATCAAGGTGCCATTCACCAACTGCGTATTCACAGTATATTGGGTGCCTTGGTCGAAGCGTCCCGCCCCTGCATCAAGATCGTTGATCATCAGCACGCACATTTTACCGCGCACTTTAATGAATTCTGCTGCTTCCCGATAGCGCAAGCGAATTAAACGTCCGGGATCTCCA
This region includes:
- a CDS encoding ribulose bisphosphate carboxylase small subunit, translating into MTYYISPRFLDKLAVHITKNYLDLPGVRVPLILGIHGRKGEGKSFQCELVFEQMGIDAVHMSAGELESPDAGDPGRLIRLRYREAAEFIKVRGKMCVLMINDLDAGAGRFDQGTQYTVNTQLVNGTLMNIADNPTDVQLPGSYDSTPLHRVPIIVTGNDLSTLYAPLIRDGRMDKFYWEPDRDDKIGIIGGIFEKDGLSRSEIEQLVDSFPNQAIDFFSAVRSRIYDEQIRQFIHQTGISRVSSRVVNSVEGPPTFIKPDFRLSRLIEFGNVMVNEQQRVQNTRLVEEYNTGRRSPNPVNQEVADANKVTTLPKENRKTVVRNELANEPTHSHESNLGNGHTSNGQQSTKLSSDTQQQVRQILAQGYRIGAEYADKRRFSTQSWQSCAPIQATQATDAIAALEECLAEHTGEYVRLIGIDPKAKRRVAETILQRPNS
- a CDS encoding glycosyltransferase family 4 protein gives rise to the protein MHIIALENEPSSRRGGQELNLLEICRGLSKRGHTITLLYLKEGDLLKHYEEFCSQLVNVKTFMLDRHNISYTFNFLADIFRVAVTKNSVVYSNRYQDIFFGFVLSLLNNIPQVCYLQLPPPGGFGRPHTMALKRVKKFIAVSNKTKLDWINSGFKDERIDVVYNGADSAVFKPSKDFSLTRKEWNIPEGTRVISYVGRLDKEKGLETLLKAFAAIVKSGANAKLLIAGKPVSQGEEYKKSLEKLVSDLGIEKYVSFLGHVNNTTSVYQVSDITVLPSLWSEPFGRTVVESMTCGTPVVASRTGGIPEILTKEFQSGLFEAGDERNLADTLNRIINWRDKDRQLGERCREYVLSKFTLDKLVEGIEQVLLGVVKQ
- a CDS encoding O-antigen ligase family protein, translating into MKPQNFEEKLVWYSMIGTYALYFMGAQMVWVWGLASFLTVYLCKKLWNQTEDTPEEEKIYIPSAVWVWIISMIVMLVGLVVGHIDYKIGNFTLISSLVDFTRSWALYALIPLIGSLNIRQELIYRAACIICLHSLIVIAITYLFVQFNFAILFLSPLQAIAKGGRTYYWVLIGASGYDPLAAGNELRMQLFTPWPPALGLAGNIYFFLAREESNLKWRWVGMIGAVAMVWVSVSRSGIVCLPAVLILTSILSRIFAKPMMQIALGVASFFLAILAPALIEFFNTAKDNFTNARAGSSRIRKVLKEIEIHRWQDAPIWGHGISEFPGPKIVEHMPIGSHDTWITLLFVRGLVGCCAFGVPLVWSFIDLLIKSQGSKTARTALSIVLVLFIFGFSEGVEILAYTFWPGLLLMGIAFKENLQGFHFSQEEKEYAL
- a CDS encoding GumC family protein, with the translated sequence MKRSLFPTNEDFDKNGSLTISKSPAPSKTTVPQSAVRKGGAWKYYLVLGIVGLATNVALWAAVLFYLKIAQPKYASEMVLTLPGAGSDARVTLPNVGSASYENYSPYANSAIQDPREVYKVIISSELVMKAAAKKLNMPLEDFGSPRIKLVQNTTLITFEFKGDTPEDAKKKNLVIYQAFQERLAQLRRQEIAQRDAGLQESLIGSQKKLEAAQAKLSTYKARSGLSGNEQVTSLSTNIEELRKNRAEVISQQQQANARLQQLSTNLNLSSQQAADAFALQSDQLFQQYLQTYNEANSALVVLESKFLPANPTVVRERARRDAAKVALTQRGQAILGRPIAEDTLAQLNLDSNTSGGAREKLFQDLVVVQTEQKGLQAQAQEIDRQITQLENRHKVLAQKEITLEALKRDLNVAEAVFSSTITNLDISKSNALGSYPVIQMLVEPTLPASPSSPKKKFAFLGAGLGSLFLTTGLVTLGLYKNKNQMSKNKAISLQSKPT